TTCAATAGAATTTTTCGGGGTACTAATCGAGCTAATGTACTTCTGATTTGAGTTTTAATGTCACCCATAACCAGTGTTGGTTGATGATTTTCTAAAGCCTTTAATGATTCACGCACAACTTCTTCAGAAGAATAAGCCTTATCTGTATTTCCTGCTAAAGCTGTCGGAAAGTTAGCTTCTACAAAAAAGTTGGTTTCTATGGGGCCTGGACAAGTAGCTAGGACACCCACACCATAGGGACGATTTTCTGCCCAAAGTGCTTCACTGAAACTGAGAATAAAAGCTTTACTAGCAGCATAAACAGAAAGATATGGTATTGGTTGAAATGCTGTAATTGAAGATACGTTAATAATGCCGACAGAATGGCGTTGACGCATAAGAGGTAGAAATTTATGGGTTAAATCTACCAATGCCAAAACGTTAAGCTGTACAATTTTTATTTGCCGTTCTCTGTCACTTTCGGCAAAATCACCATAGTCACCAAAACCAGCATTATTGATTAATAAATCAATGGTTAAACCCTTACTTTTAGTTATATCAAATACAGCCGCAGGTGCATCAGTTTCTGTTAAATCTTTAACAATAACATCAACTTGAATATTGTATTGGTCTTGTAGTTTTTTTGCTAGTTGATTAAGTTTTTCTGCGGAACGGGAAACTAAAACCAGGTTTGTCTTGCGTGTAGCTAATTCTTGGGCAAAGGCTTTACCAATACCACTAGATGCACCAGTTATTAAAGCAGTTAGCATTTTCAATATTGAATATTTTATGATCAATATTATAATTTTTTAAACTTAGGACTTACGCAATAACTCTCTGCAACCCTCTTTCCTTCGTGTCCTTCGCGTTCTTCTCCCAAGGGGAGACGCTACGCGAATGTGGTTCGTTTTTTCATGATTTTGCGTAAGTCCTGAAACTAATTTAAACAACTTTTAACTATTCAAACTTCTTTTCCAATAAGGATCAAAAAACACACGTTACTCAGTTAAAATTGACACATAATTAACAAAATTACAAACAGCCATGAACAAAGAATATACAATAAAATTAGGCTTTATGAAAAATTTT
The window above is part of the Nodularia spumigena CCY9414 genome. Proteins encoded here:
- a CDS encoding SDR family NAD(P)-dependent oxidoreductase is translated as MLTALITGASSGIGKAFAQELATRKTNLVLVSRSAEKLNQLAKKLQDQYNIQVDVIVKDLTETDAPAAVFDITKSKGLTIDLLINNAGFGDYGDFAESDRERQIKIVQLNVLALVDLTHKFLPLMRQRHSVGIINVSSITAFQPIPYLSVYAASKAFILSFSEALWAENRPYGVGVLATCPGPIETNFFVEANFPTALAGNTDKAYSSEEVVRESLKALENHQPTLVMGDIKTQIRSTLARLVPRKILLNMLARHFKS